The following proteins are co-located in the Verrucomicrobiota bacterium genome:
- a CDS encoding glycoside hydrolase family 43 protein yields MQYTNPVLPGFYPDPSVCRVGSDFYLVTSTFEWFPGVPIFHSEDLIHWSQIGHCLTRKEQLNLEGIKSSGGIYAPTIRYHEGLFYMVTTNTTGIGNFFVTATDPAGEWSNPIPVAQGGIDPSLFWDSDGRAYFVSNSLLEGDLEQGIYLREIDTETGRLLGRGPTFLWKGTGGKFPEAPHLYRRGDWYYLLIAEGGTELTHRVSIARSRNVFGPYESYEENPILSHAGSMHPVQSTGHGDLVEDSAGNWWIVFLGVRHVGYPLVHHLGRETYLAPVSWNEKGWPIVNDEEYVDLKMTVDRPLRSYSGPETPVRDKFLNDTLRLCWNFRRNLSGEAWSVDPRAGELSLHCLPGNLDGTDETALIARRLQHFEARVELEFEFSPKANGEEAGLVAVMNEKHHCEILVTLRNHESVLLFRKRCGSLVNEYQVEIPVSRTNRLRLSAKEETLYFYAIPEGGNPIQAGMMETRLLSTEVAGGFTGLYVGMYASSNGNKSHNNAIFHWFDYEPAGGPREWDRSFVSTEQTLNHSDDENSLLFQPSSMS; encoded by the coding sequence GTGCAATACACCAATCCAGTTCTCCCCGGTTTTTATCCCGACCCAAGCGTATGCCGGGTGGGCAGTGATTTCTATCTCGTCACAAGCACCTTCGAATGGTTTCCGGGTGTTCCGATTTTCCACAGCGAAGACTTGATCCACTGGTCCCAAATCGGTCACTGCTTAACCCGTAAAGAGCAACTCAATCTAGAGGGTATAAAATCCTCTGGCGGCATCTATGCTCCCACTATCCGCTACCACGAGGGTCTATTCTACATGGTGACTACCAACACCACGGGAATCGGTAATTTTTTTGTTACCGCGACTGATCCAGCGGGTGAGTGGTCAAACCCAATCCCGGTGGCCCAAGGCGGCATTGATCCATCTTTATTTTGGGACAGCGACGGCAGAGCGTATTTCGTTTCCAATTCTCTATTGGAAGGCGATCTCGAACAAGGGATCTACCTCCGTGAAATCGATACCGAAACAGGCAGACTACTCGGAAGGGGGCCCACTTTTCTATGGAAAGGTACAGGAGGAAAGTTCCCCGAGGCACCCCACTTGTATCGTCGAGGTGATTGGTACTACCTACTCATTGCTGAAGGCGGCACTGAGCTCACCCACAGGGTATCAATAGCCCGCTCGAGAAACGTTTTTGGACCTTACGAATCGTATGAAGAGAATCCGATTCTTAGTCATGCCGGCTCCATGCATCCAGTGCAGTCCACTGGTCACGGCGATCTTGTTGAAGATAGTGCCGGAAACTGGTGGATCGTTTTCCTTGGCGTTCGACATGTAGGCTACCCCCTCGTTCATCACCTAGGTCGCGAAACCTACCTTGCTCCAGTCTCGTGGAATGAGAAAGGCTGGCCAATCGTCAACGACGAAGAATACGTCGACTTGAAAATGACGGTTGATCGACCGCTACGCTCGTATTCTGGACCAGAGACCCCCGTTAGGGATAAGTTTTTAAATGATACGCTCCGTCTTTGCTGGAACTTTAGGCGCAATCTCTCTGGAGAGGCATGGAGCGTTGATCCAAGAGCCGGAGAATTAAGCCTTCATTGCCTGCCTGGAAATTTGGACGGAACGGACGAAACCGCTCTTATTGCCCGCAGACTCCAGCACTTTGAGGCCAGAGTAGAACTGGAGTTCGAGTTTTCTCCAAAAGCTAATGGAGAGGAGGCTGGACTGGTGGCGGTGATGAACGAAAAGCATCACTGCGAAATTCTCGTTACTTTGCGAAACCACGAAAGCGTTCTCCTCTTCAGGAAACGCTGCGGATCGCTAGTCAACGAGTATCAGGTGGAAATTCCTGTTTCCCGCACCAATCGATTGAGACTATCGGCGAAAGAAGAGACGCTTTATTTCTACGCAATCCCGGAAGGGGGAAATCCTATTCAAGCCGGGATGATGGAGACACGTCTTCTGAGCACAGAAGTTGCCGGGGGCTTCACTGGCCTTTATGTTGGCATGTATGCTAGCTCCAACGGCAATAAGAGTCACAACAATGCGATCTTCCATTGGTTCGATTACGAACCTGCTGGTGGCCCACGCGAATGGGACCGTTCTTTCGTTTCAACTGAACAAACACTAAATCACTCCGACGACGAGAATTCTCTCCTTTTTCAACCCAGCAGTATGTCATGA
- a CDS encoding SDR family oxidoreductase, producing the protein MFERLLDGKRAIITGTGDGIGRGIALAMAEAGADVAVCDLNEEELKKSVDALEETGRKVFNQVVDLRHAEQVKRFVSDSAVALGGLDTLVHNAGIMPVGPVQDMEIETIDSLLGVNFRAAILLSKYAIPHMKANGRGSITYMASVTAHNGIGGVAAYGATKGGLIALSYGLGVELGEEQIRVNTVSPGAVNSPMMVRFIEENASDKELARLAFDRIHARGQVGTIEEVAHTFVFLASDAAANITATDIRCDGGYAVFGTQPRE; encoded by the coding sequence ATGTTTGAAAGACTCTTGGATGGAAAACGGGCCATCATTACGGGAACTGGTGATGGGATCGGCCGCGGAATTGCTTTGGCAATGGCCGAAGCGGGCGCAGATGTAGCTGTTTGCGATCTCAATGAAGAGGAACTGAAAAAGTCAGTTGATGCGCTGGAAGAGACTGGACGCAAGGTTTTCAACCAGGTGGTTGATTTGCGGCACGCAGAGCAGGTAAAGAGGTTTGTATCGGACAGTGCAGTTGCGCTAGGAGGGCTGGATACTCTGGTTCACAACGCTGGTATTATGCCAGTGGGCCCGGTGCAGGATATGGAAATAGAAACAATCGATAGTCTACTCGGTGTGAACTTTCGTGCGGCGATACTTCTCAGCAAATACGCAATCCCTCATATGAAGGCGAATGGGAGAGGAAGTATCACTTACATGGCCAGCGTCACCGCCCACAATGGCATTGGAGGTGTGGCGGCTTATGGTGCTACCAAGGGAGGTCTCATCGCCCTTTCCTATGGTCTTGGTGTCGAATTGGGAGAGGAGCAGATTCGGGTGAATACGGTATCTCCGGGAGCGGTAAACTCTCCGATGATGGTGCGTTTCATCGAGGAAAATGCTTCGGACAAAGAGTTAGCTCGTCTAGCCTTCGATAGAATACATGCGCGAGGACAGGTCGGCACCATAGAAGAAGTGGCCCACACGTTTGTCTTTTTGGCAAGCGACGCCGCCGCAAACATTACCGCTACTGACATTCGTTGCGACGGAGGATATGCGGTTTTTGGAACTCAACCCCGGGAGTAG